A section of the Drosophila subobscura isolate 14011-0131.10 chromosome A, UCBerk_Dsub_1.0, whole genome shotgun sequence genome encodes:
- the LOC117903058 gene encoding protein TOM71-like → MRQRGPRLPSKVHINSYMSAFIADPLQAMSFDRCEDLQGLPRAHWAFREERFEDVVPACTEEIDSTEHWARHQPEARLLRGTFHLLCGCFAECQQDFEALIGDAEADATLRAYALIRSAALRFQLQQQDEAMDAFEQAARLVCDNPDLHHQRALIHSKLQDFESALIDFEMAAWLAPGHVSSLALKHFTEYKLAKLQDDQPGMEAALRGLDEVSAADPSTIDGHMLKGSIMSERKDFAEALTCFEKAAQLAPWNPVLLANRAILELKQHDDAELVIPLLYEAIELDPRCATPYGPLATLEMKRHNPDKAVELLNQSCLYGDSLQEVLHACTVRNGILACTVANKNLGIDQQRHPGPGAIV, encoded by the coding sequence ATGCGCCAACGGGGTCCCCGCCTGCCCTCCAAGGTGCACATCAACTCGTACATGAGCGCCTTCATCGCCGATCCCCTGCAGGCGATGAGCTTCGATCGTTGTGAGGATCTGCAGGGGCTCCCCCGCGCCCACTGGGCCTTCCGCGAGGAGCGCTTCGAGGACGTCGTTCCCGCCTGCACCGAGGAGATCGACTCCACCGAGCACTGGGCCAGGCACCAGCCGGAGGCACGTCTGCTGCGCGGCACCTTCCATCTACTGTGCGGCTGCTTCGCGGAGTGCCAGCAAGACTTTGAGGCTCTGATCGGCGATGCTGAGGCGGATGCCACGCTGCGCGCCTACGCCCTCATTCGCAGTGCCGCCCTTCGcttccagctgcagcaacaggaCGAGGCCATGGACGCCTTCGAGCAGGCGGCACGGCTGGTGTGCGACAATCCCGACCTGCACCACCAGCGCGCCCTGATCCACAGCAAGCTCCAGGACTTCGAGTCGGCCCTGATAGACTTCGAAATGGCCGCGTGGCTGGCTCCAGGCCACGTCAGCTCCCTGGCCCTCAAACACTTCACCGAGTACAAGCTGGCGAAGCTCCAAGACGACCAGCCCGGCATGGAGGCTGCACTCCGCGGGCTGGACGAAGTGTCGGCAGCGGACCCCAGCACCATCGATGGCCACATGCTGAAGGGCAGCATCATGTCCGAGCGCAAAGACTTCGCCGAGGCGCTGACCTGCTTCGAGAAGGCCGCCCAGCTGGCGCCCTGGAACCccgtgctgctggccaaccgCGCCATCTTGGAGCTGAAACAGCACGACGACGCCGAGCTGGTCATCCCGCTCCTGTACGAGGCCATCGAGCTGGATCCCCGCTGCGCCACGCCCTACGGCCCGCTGGCCACCCTCGAGATGAAGCGGCACAATCCCGACAAGGCCGTGGAGCTGCTCAACCAGTCCTGCCTCTACGGCGACTCCCTCCAGGAGGTTCTGCACGCCTGCACCGTGCGCAATGGCATTCTGGCGTGCACCGTTGCCAATAAGAATTTGGGCATCgaccagcagcggcacccAGGCCCCGGGGCCATAGTC